One Solanum lycopersicum chromosome 2, SLM_r2.1 genomic region harbors:
- the LOC138341647 gene encoding intracellular protein transport protein USO1-like — translation MAQHSELWDIVLDGPFIPMIEEKYGEKIRLVPKPRQKYDEADRKKIEKGYKAKTLLVCGIGTDEFNRVSAYESAKEIWDCLKTAHEETKQVKESKIDMLTSLYENFKMKEGETIHQIFTKLSSISNELRSLGEPISMSNQVRKVLRILPKSWESKVDTITEAKDLKVLTMDSLIGNLKTHEMNRNHDQSKKEVKKDKSLMLKYKSEEDFSDDDMAYLINRFQNIVRKNKGFKRGVNGPRTTTQNDTCYKCGKVGHFIRECPLLKTENKEYKKPRGDKEKRRDLVLNKNDCKAVADYVVKKVVAAW, via the coding sequence ATGGCTCAACACAGTGAGCTATGGGACATTGTCTTAGATGGACCATTTATTCCAATGATTGAAGAAAAGTATGGAGAAAAAATTAGGCTTGTTCCAAAGCCTagacaaaaatatgatgaagcTGATAGGAAGAAGATCGAAAAAGGTTACAAGGCAAAGACTCTTCTTGTATGTGGGATAGGGACAGATGAGTTCAATCGTGTCTCAGCCTATGAGTCTGCAAAAGAAATTTGGGACTGCTTAAAAACTGCTCATGAGGAAACTAAACAAGTAAAAGAGTCAAAGATTGACATGCTCACTTCTTTGTATGAAAATTTCAAGATGAAAGAAGGAGAAACCATTCATCAGATATTCACTAAATTGTCCTCCATTAGCAATGAGTTGAGAAGCCTTGGAGAACCTATCAGCATGAGCAATCAAGTCAGAAAAGTGCTTCGAATCCTTCCAAAGTCTTGGGAAAGCAAGGTTGATACTATTACTGAAGCAAAAGATCTGAAAGTGCTGACAATGGATTCTCTCATTGGAAATCTGAAGACTCATGAGATGAATCGAAATCATGATCAGTCAAAGAAGGAAGTCAAAAAGGATAAGTCATTGATGCTGAAATACAAATCTGAAGAAGACTTcagtgatgatgatatggctTATCTCATCAATAGATTTCAAAATATTGTGAGAAAGAACAAAGGTTTTAAAAGAGGAGTTAATGGTCCTCGAACTACCACTCAAAATGATACTTGTTACAAGTGTGGAAAAGTTGGGCACTTTATAAGAGAGTGTCCTTTACTCAAGActgaaaataaagaatataaaaaaccAAGAGGTGATAAAGAGAagagaagggacctggtactcaATAAAAATGATTGTAAAGCTGTTGCTGATTATGTGGTCAAAAAGGTTGTTGCTGCATGGTGA